From a single Desulfitibacter sp. BRH_c19 genomic region:
- a CDS encoding molecular chaperone DnaJ has protein sequence MRLIKKLSGKILYAIARTLSIIMEILIQLIETVVLFVRSVFKGCVALISMGGCLLFFLIVGPLGFRILMDPVTLYTILFLLILSTIGVKFVYYLKYLKFITTGFLFNLANYLMDGMNYQYKSLSEYKVAYKKAEEERKRREQQRYYEQQRQWGERIKQQWHQQNSQRWQGSNGDYGGQGSFQYGYLNPSAEFKNKYERSSDVLGVSYDVDKNQIKLAYRRKAKEYHPDLNKVPGATKMFQEINDAYEFLNDDNIQRYKNVQKNE, from the coding sequence ATGAGACTAATTAAGAAGTTATCAGGGAAAATTTTATATGCAATAGCTAGGACATTATCTATAATAATGGAAATTTTAATACAGCTAATAGAAACTGTAGTGTTATTTGTAAGAAGTGTATTTAAAGGTTGTGTAGCTTTAATAAGTATGGGTGGTTGTTTATTGTTTTTCTTGATTGTTGGTCCTTTGGGTTTTAGGATATTAATGGATCCTGTTACGCTATATACTATATTGTTCTTATTAATATTGTCAACAATTGGTGTTAAATTTGTATATTATTTGAAGTATCTAAAATTTATTACAACCGGATTTCTATTTAATCTTGCCAATTACCTTATGGATGGGATGAATTATCAATATAAATCTTTAAGTGAATACAAAGTGGCTTACAAAAAAGCAGAAGAGGAAAGGAAAAGAAGAGAACAACAACGTTATTATGAGCAGCAAAGACAATGGGGAGAACGAATTAAACAACAATGGCATCAACAAAATTCCCAAAGATGGCAAGGTAGCAACGGTGATTATGGTGGCCAGGGTAGTTTCCAGTATGGTTATTTAAATCCGAGTGCTGAGTTTAAAAATAAGTATGAAAGAAGTTCTGATGTTTTAGGTGTGTCATATGATGTAGATAAAAATCAAATTAAATTGGCATATAGAAGAAAGGCAAAAGAGTATCATCCAGATCTGAACAAAGTTCCAGGTGCAACAAAGATGTTTCAAGAAATCAATGATGCATATGAGTTTTTGAATGATGATAATATACAAAGGTATAAAAATGTTCAAAAGAATGAATAA